The DNA segment GTCGCGGGTAATCCCGGCGTTGTGCACCAGAATGTCGAGGCCGTCCGGGAGCTGTTCGATCAGTTGCGCGGCGGCGTCTTCCGCGCAGATATCCAGGGTGATGCTGCGCCCGCCGAGGCGGGCGGCGAGGGCTTCCAGATCGGCTTTGGCCGGCGGCACGTCGAGCAGAATCACCTCGGCACCATCGCGAGCGAGGGTTTCGGCAATCGATGCGCCGATGCCGCGCGCCGCGCCGGTGACCAGCGCTTTACGTCCGGCCAGTGGTCGCGTCCAGTCGCCGACCGGCGTGGCGCAGGGGCTGAGACGAATCACCTGACCCGAGATGAACGCGCTCTTGGGCGAGAGAAAAAACCGCAGCGGGCCTTCCAACTGATCTTCGGCGCCTTCGCCGACGTAGATCAGTTGCAGCGTGCCGCCGCTGCGCAGCTCCTTGGCCAGCGAACGGGAAAAACCTTCCAGCGCACGCTGTGCACTCGCCGCGAACGGATCGCTGAGGGTTTCCGGCGCGCGACCAAGAATGACCAGATGTGCGCTGTGTTCGAGGTTCTTCAGCAACGGCTGGAAAAACTCGCGCAATTGCTTGAGCTGGTCGGTGTGCTGCAACGCGCTGGCATCGAATACAACCGCCTTGAGTTTCGGCCCATGCCCCGGAATCCATTCGCTGGCGCTCGCCGGTTGCTCGCCGTAGCGGTAGATGCCATCGGTCAAGCGATTGGCAAAGGCACTGATGCGTTCGGTCAGTGGCCCGCCACCGATCAGCAGCGCCCCCTCGACCGGACGCAGGCGTCCGGCCTGCCAGCGTTCCAGCCGCACCGGCGACGGCAGGCCCAACGCCCCGACCAGACGATGGCCGAGGGACGAGTTGGCGAAGTCGATATAGCGGTCAGACATGGAACGCTCTCCAGAAGTTGGGGTTCAAAGTGTGGACTGCCGAGGGCAATCAATCGTTCGATCAGCGCAATAAGGCCTACGCTGCAATGCAGAGTAGTTTGGCTGCGGTAGTTTTGTTGCCAAACACAAATTCGGAAACAACGCAGGCCCCTGTAGGAGTGAGCCTGCTCGCGATAGCGGCGTGTCAGATAACAATTGGCTGACAGGCACACCGCTATCGCGAGCAGGCTCACTCCTACAGGGGATTGTGCGAATTCAATTATTTTGAAAAGGAGTTATTCATGACCCAGCTGCGCCGCGTCGCGATCATCGGCGGTAACCGTATCCCTTTCGCCCGCTCCAACGGACCGTACGCTGCGGCCAGCAATCAGGCGATGCTCACCGCCGCCCTCGAAGGCCTGATCGAACGCTATAACCTGCACGGCCAGCGCCTCGGCGAGGTGGTCACGGGCGCGGTGCTGAAATTGTCACGGGATATGAATCTGACCCGCGAATGCGTGCTCGGCTCGCGCCTGTCACCGGCCACGCCGGCCTACGACATTCAGCAAGCCTGCGGCACCGGTCTGGAAGCGGCGATCCTGGTGGCAAACAAGATCGCTCTCGGCCAGATCGACTGCGGCATCGCTGGCGGCGTGGATACCACGTCGGACGCGCCGATCGGCGTCAGCGAAGGCTTGCGCAAAATTCTCCTGCAAGCCAACCGCGCCAAGAGCACAGGCGACAAACTGAAGTCCTTTCTGCAGTTGCGACCCCAGCATCTGATTCCGGATTTTCCGCGCAACGGCGAGCCACGCACCGGTCTGTCGATGGGGCAGCACTGTGAGTTGATGGCGCAGACCTGGCAGATCCCCCGCGAAGAACAGGATCAACTGGCCCTCGAAAGTCATCACAAACTCGCCGCGTCCTACAGCGAAGGCTGGCACAACGACCTGATGACGCCCTTCCTCGGACTGACCCGCGACAACAACCTGCGCCCGGACCTGACCCCGGAAAAGCTCGCCAGCCTGAAACCAGCCTTCGAGAAAAGCGCGAAAGGCACGCTGACCGCTGGCAACTCCACACCGCTGACCGATGGCGCCTCGGTGGTGCTGCTCGGCACTGAAGAATGGGCCAGAGAACGTGGTCTGCCGATCCTCGCGTACCTGCGCGACGGCGAAGCGGCGGCGGTAGATTTCGTCAACGGCGCCGAAGGTTTGCTGATGGCCCCGGTGTACGCGGTGCCGCGTTTGCTGGCGCGCAATGGCCTGACCTTGCAGGATTTCGATTACTACGAAATTCATGAAGCGTTCGCGGCGCAAGTGCTGTGCACGCTCAAGGCCTGGGAAGACCCCGACTACTGCAAAACCCGCCTTGGCCTCGACGCGCCGCTGGGCTCGATCGACCGCAGCCGGTTGAATGTGAAAGGCAGCTCACTGGCGGCGGGGCATCCGTTTGCAGCAACGGGTGGCCGCATTGTGGCGAACCTGGCGAAGTTGCTGGATGCGGCGGGGAAGGGGCGCGGGTTGATCTCGATTTGTGCGGCGGGTGGGCAGGGCGTGACTGCCATTGTTGAACGCTGAAAGAGCCTTCCCTCACCCTAACCCTCTCCCGGGGGGAGAGGGGACTGATTGGGGGATATTGATGCAATACGCCGACTTGAACGAGCAGCGTTGAATCCGGAGTCGACCCCAGACGGCGGGTCTTTAAATCCATAATCAACTCGGTATTTCAGGTCGATGGTCAACGCCAGACACCGCGGTCGGCCCCCTCTCCCTCCGGGAGAGGGCTGGGCGGGCGGCGTTCCGATGAGGGGGCTTTTAGGACCGCCACAAACTTAGGTCCGAAACCGTCTGACCAACCCATCCAACTCATTCGACAACCCCGCCAGACTCTGCGAATCCAGCCGCGCCGAATTAGCCAGTTCCGCCACCAACTGCGCATCCCCATGAATCTGGCTGATGTGCCGATTAATGTCCTCAGCCACCTGGTGCTGCTCTTCCGCCGCCGTGGCGATCTGCGTGTTCATGTCGCGGATCACGTCGACCGATTCGCGGATCTGCCCGAAGCTTTCCCGCGCCTCGCCGATGCGCGTCACCGATTGCTGCGAGACCTGCAGGCTGGCGTGCATCTGCTGGGTGACTTGACTGGTGCGCTTGGCCAGGTTGCCGAGCAAACCATCAATTTCCGCCGTCGAATCCGCGGTGCGTTTGGCCAGTGCGCGAACCTCATCGGCGACCACGGCAAAACCGCGGCCCTGTTCACCGGCACGCGCGGCCTCGATGGCGGCGTTGAGTGCCAGCAGGTTGGTCTGTTCGGCGATCGAGCGGATGGTGCCGAGGATCGACTGGATATCGGTGCTGTCGCGCTCCAGTTGCTGCATCGACTGCGCTGACTGCTCGAGTTCCTGGCTCAACTGATCGACGCTGTGCACTGCTGCATCGATCTGCTGCTGGCCCTGCCGCGCCTGGCGCTGGCCGCTGTCGGCAGAATCCGCCGCCTGACTGCACGAGCGTGCGACTTCGTTGGCGGTGGCGACCATTTCATGGAAAGCCGTCGACACCATATCGACGGCTTCGCGCTGACGCCCGGCCGCTTCGGCCATGTCACTGGACACCTGAGTCGAGCTCTGCGAGGTGGCGAGGATTTTCCCCGCCGCGCCGCCGATGTGCTGGATCAGGCTGCGGATCGCCGTCAGGAACTGGTTGAACCAGTTGGCCAGTTGCGCGGTTTCATCGTTGCCCCGGATATCAAGGTTTTTGGTCAGGTCGCCTTCACCCTGGGCGATGCCTTCCAGGCCACTGGCGACGCTGCGGATCGGCCGTACGATAAGGCTGGCGAAACTGGCGCCGACCACGGCGAACAGCACGGCGAGCACGGCGGCAATGATTGCGATCAGCCAGGTCAGTTGCGTGGCGGAACTCATCACATCACTCTGCTTGATCAGGCCGACAAAGGTCCAGCCCAGTTGCTCCGATGGCCAGACGTTGGCCATGTAGCGTTCGCCATTGAGCTCGACTTCCACCAGCCCTTTGCCGGCCTTGGCGAGTTGCGCATAACCCTCGCCGAGGCTGTCGAGTGGCTTGAAGTTGTGCTCCGGCTGTTTCGGATCGACCAGCACCGTGCCGCTGTTTTCCAGCAGCATCAGGTAACCGCTGTCACCGAGCTTGATCTGCTTGACGATTTCGGTGAGCTGCTTGAGCGTCACGTCGATGCTGACCACGCCGCCATTGCTGCCGAGCTTGTTGTCGATGGTGCGCACAGTGCTGACGTAGGTGGCATCGTCCT comes from the Pseudomonas granadensis genome and includes:
- a CDS encoding methyl-accepting chemotaxis protein gives rise to the protein MAEAAGRQREAVDMVSTAFHEMVATANEVARSCSQAADSADSGQRQARQGQQQIDAAVHSVDQLSQELEQSAQSMQQLERDSTDIQSILGTIRSIAEQTNLLALNAAIEAARAGEQGRGFAVVADEVRALAKRTADSTAEIDGLLGNLAKRTSQVTQQMHASLQVSQQSVTRIGEARESFGQIRESVDVIRDMNTQIATAAEEQHQVAEDINRHISQIHGDAQLVAELANSARLDSQSLAGLSNELDGLVRRFRT
- a CDS encoding 3-oxoacyl-ACP reductase; translation: MSDRYIDFANSSLGHRLVGALGLPSPVRLERWQAGRLRPVEGALLIGGGPLTERISAFANRLTDGIYRYGEQPASASEWIPGHGPKLKAVVFDASALQHTDQLKQLREFFQPLLKNLEHSAHLVILGRAPETLSDPFAASAQRALEGFSRSLAKELRSGGTLQLIYVGEGAEDQLEGPLRFFLSPKSAFISGQVIRLSPCATPVGDWTRPLAGRKALVTGAARGIGASIAETLARDGAEVILLDVPPAKADLEALAARLGGRSITLDICAEDAAAQLIEQLPDGLDILVHNAGITRDKTLANMTPEFWDAVLAVNLNAPQVLTKALLDSGTLRDNARVVLLASISGIAGNRGQTNYAASKAGLIGLAQAWAPTLLPRGISINAVAPGFIETQMTAHIPFGLREAGRRMSSLGQGGLPQDVAEAVAWLAQPGSGAFTGQALRVCGQSVLGA
- a CDS encoding acetyl-CoA C-acetyltransferase, yielding MTQLRRVAIIGGNRIPFARSNGPYAAASNQAMLTAALEGLIERYNLHGQRLGEVVTGAVLKLSRDMNLTRECVLGSRLSPATPAYDIQQACGTGLEAAILVANKIALGQIDCGIAGGVDTTSDAPIGVSEGLRKILLQANRAKSTGDKLKSFLQLRPQHLIPDFPRNGEPRTGLSMGQHCELMAQTWQIPREEQDQLALESHHKLAASYSEGWHNDLMTPFLGLTRDNNLRPDLTPEKLASLKPAFEKSAKGTLTAGNSTPLTDGASVVLLGTEEWARERGLPILAYLRDGEAAAVDFVNGAEGLLMAPVYAVPRLLARNGLTLQDFDYYEIHEAFAAQVLCTLKAWEDPDYCKTRLGLDAPLGSIDRSRLNVKGSSLAAGHPFAATGGRIVANLAKLLDAAGKGRGLISICAAGGQGVTAIVER